In a single window of the Amycolatopsis sp. cg5 genome:
- a CDS encoding helix-turn-helix domain-containing protein, with protein sequence MTDTETVKPEDDVRLVGGWIRWQRKEKSLSGEQVAKKAEIAVSTLYAIERSAQALTSLEMAVRLADALGVDRGVVVMRAVLNFRYPDPDLTLFAFTDPADTPSVGAT encoded by the coding sequence GTGACCGACACGGAGACAGTGAAGCCTGAGGATGACGTGCGACTGGTCGGCGGGTGGATTCGCTGGCAGCGCAAGGAAAAGTCCCTGTCTGGGGAACAGGTCGCCAAGAAAGCCGAGATCGCGGTGAGCACGCTGTATGCCATCGAACGGTCGGCACAGGCATTGACGTCACTGGAAATGGCGGTGCGGCTTGCGGATGCGCTCGGTGTTGACCGGGGCGTGGTCGTGATGCGCGCGGTCCTGAACTTCCGCTACCCCGACCCCGACTTGACTCTTTTCGCATTCACAGATCCTGCGGACACGCCCAGCGTTGGGGCGACCTGA
- a CDS encoding WhiB family transcriptional regulator: MAARLDRFAAVPDDVLADAVARDGLWLRAFDKPDVPELTADASPDRELAARLCAGCPVIDECLELDLRAAGADTVGVWGALPDTDRRALYPVWMGRRGGERR; the protein is encoded by the coding sequence ATGGCTGCTCGACTCGATCGTTTCGCTGCTGTGCCGGATGACGTGCTTGCCGACGCGGTAGCCAGAGACGGTCTTTGGCTCAGGGCATTCGACAAGCCCGACGTTCCGGAACTGACAGCGGATGCGTCACCGGATAGGGAGCTGGCTGCCCGGCTGTGTGCTGGGTGCCCGGTGATCGATGAGTGCCTTGAGCTAGATCTGCGTGCGGCTGGTGCCGACACGGTTGGGGTGTGGGGTGCGTTGCCGGATACCGACCGGCGCGCCCTGTACCCGGTGTGGATGGGTCGGCGCGGAGGTGAGCGGCGATGA
- a CDS encoding XRE family transcriptional regulator: protein MSSVGASGSRRCQRCSALLAADNTARLCGKCLREQRDQLRTPPVQLRNEFFDTPEFRAAFDSHHIGKVFKAYRNHPRHLQLFGKALNQELLGRWLGLTQAQVSKLENGAPEENLKTLRNYAKILHLPEHRLWFDFPGRSRFQALPSIEDEKANFTTNAPRGLLLPEDRDEILVANTGMDTLELLRRVRESAINPSTIDALDITVEQLCCDYAHADAKALMMTGKEWLGKMTELLNGRVTLGQHREIVSKAGMLALLVGCLEYDLGDARSAEATRRMAMELGKESGDIGIVGWAHEMLAWFHLTAGNYRAVIPAAAAGALAAPSHSVAIQLYGQQAKAYARMGMNEEVHKALDNGVALLDQLPYPDRPDNHFVVDPDKWDFYAMDTYRIVGEGQLAQRNAEEVIRRSINAEGVNMAPMRTAEAHITLGVVAARRGDVDEAVALGAQALADGRQCRPTLLMVATELETELATYGANVGADFRTLLAELKRGT from the coding sequence ATGAGTTCAGTCGGTGCGTCCGGTAGCCGTCGCTGCCAGCGTTGCTCAGCACTGCTCGCCGCCGACAACACGGCCCGCCTCTGCGGCAAGTGCCTCAGGGAGCAACGCGACCAACTTCGGACACCCCCTGTTCAGCTCAGGAATGAATTCTTCGATACGCCCGAGTTTCGCGCAGCGTTTGATAGCCATCATATTGGCAAAGTATTTAAGGCCTACAGGAATCATCCCCGGCACCTCCAGCTATTTGGCAAGGCGCTTAATCAAGAGCTCTTGGGACGCTGGCTCGGTCTTACGCAAGCTCAAGTAAGCAAGCTTGAAAACGGCGCACCTGAAGAAAACTTGAAGACGCTTCGAAACTACGCCAAGATTCTGCATCTTCCCGAGCATCGCCTTTGGTTCGATTTTCCTGGTCGAAGTCGGTTCCAAGCATTACCCTCAATTGAGGACGAAAAGGCAAACTTCACCACAAATGCGCCCCGCGGCTTACTTCTACCCGAAGATCGAGACGAGATTCTCGTCGCCAATACAGGCATGGACACGCTGGAATTGCTTCGTCGTGTTCGTGAGTCGGCCATCAACCCGTCAACCATTGACGCGCTCGATATCACTGTTGAGCAACTGTGCTGCGACTATGCGCATGCCGATGCCAAGGCGCTGATGATGACCGGCAAAGAGTGGCTCGGCAAGATGACCGAACTGCTCAACGGTCGCGTGACACTTGGGCAGCACCGCGAGATAGTCAGCAAAGCTGGCATGTTGGCCCTGCTTGTGGGATGTCTTGAATACGATCTAGGCGACGCGCGATCAGCCGAAGCTACCCGCCGTATGGCGATGGAGCTTGGTAAGGAATCTGGCGATATCGGCATCGTGGGTTGGGCACATGAAATGCTGGCATGGTTCCACCTCACGGCGGGCAACTATCGTGCGGTGATTCCTGCGGCAGCGGCAGGAGCCTTAGCTGCACCATCACACTCGGTCGCCATTCAACTCTATGGGCAGCAGGCAAAGGCTTACGCGCGCATGGGAATGAATGAGGAAGTTCACAAGGCGTTAGACAATGGTGTCGCCTTGCTGGATCAATTGCCCTATCCGGATCGTCCAGATAATCATTTCGTTGTAGACCCCGATAAGTGGGACTTCTACGCGATGGATACTTATCGAATTGTCGGCGAAGGCCAACTGGCGCAACGCAATGCCGAAGAGGTAATCCGGCGGAGTATCAATGCGGAGGGTGTCAACATGGCACCGATGCGCACGGCTGAGGCGCACATCACCCTGGGCGTCGTTGCCGCGCGACGGGGAGACGTTGACGAGGCGGTGGCACTAGGCGCGCAGGCGCTTGCAGATGGACGCCAGTGCCGCCCTACGCTGCTGATGGTCGCCACTGAACTTGAAACCGAACTGGCCACCTACGGGGCCAACGTGGGCGCAGACTTCCGAACCCTGCTTGCCGAACTCAAGCGCGGAACATAG
- a CDS encoding transcriptional regulator — protein sequence MSGPDLDPLLLTKQRMFILCMLADMESHEFSLLCKRFDQTAAAISEQIRELRTAEYVRVQWGVNGDLRRMSVRLTRLGRIRLVSHVLALQGIVQKACDLMGPAAADLAGCRVGGMGAEELEK from the coding sequence GTGAGCGGTCCAGACCTTGACCCGCTGCTGCTGACCAAGCAGCGGATGTTCATCTTGTGCATGCTCGCGGACATGGAGTCGCATGAGTTCTCGTTGCTGTGCAAGAGATTCGATCAGACAGCGGCGGCGATATCCGAGCAGATCAGGGAACTTCGCACCGCGGAATACGTGCGAGTGCAGTGGGGTGTCAACGGGGACCTTCGGCGTATGTCGGTCCGGCTGACCCGCTTGGGACGTATTCGGCTGGTCAGCCATGTTCTTGCCCTGCAAGGGATTGTTCAGAAAGCGTGTGACCTGATGGGGCCTGCCGCCGCCGACCTTGCGGGGTGTCGGGTCGGTGGCATGGGCGCTGAGGAATTGGAGAAATGA
- a CDS encoding response regulator: protein MTEQQPMRRERIKVGVIEDHPLYRDAVARVLAEAEDIELGAVEDSVAKFAVSKQPPGSVIVLDLKLRGVADAAAVLEVNGMGHKVLVVSAHAGKNEVLGAIGAGAHGYLSKDADGEEILRAIRTIHAGNTYVSPTLASMVIDASHERNAGPRIDLSKREREVLKLVAGGERDVDIAEDLGISVRTVRSYLDRIRDKTGERRRAGLTLIAIKEGIVPEPAVH, encoded by the coding sequence ATGACTGAGCAGCAGCCGATGCGGCGTGAGCGCATCAAGGTCGGGGTGATCGAGGACCACCCGCTGTACCGCGACGCGGTCGCGCGCGTGCTGGCCGAGGCCGAGGACATCGAACTCGGCGCGGTCGAGGACTCGGTGGCGAAGTTCGCGGTCAGCAAGCAGCCACCGGGCAGTGTGATCGTGCTGGACCTGAAGCTGCGCGGGGTCGCGGACGCGGCCGCCGTGCTCGAGGTCAACGGCATGGGGCACAAGGTGCTGGTGGTGTCCGCGCACGCGGGCAAGAACGAGGTGCTCGGCGCGATCGGCGCGGGCGCGCACGGCTACCTGTCCAAGGACGCCGACGGCGAGGAGATCCTGCGCGCGATCAGGACGATCCACGCGGGCAACACGTACGTGTCGCCGACCTTGGCGTCGATGGTCATCGACGCTTCGCACGAGCGCAACGCCGGTCCGAGGATCGACCTGTCCAAGCGTGAGCGCGAGGTGCTGAAGCTGGTCGCCGGCGGCGAGCGCGACGTGGACATCGCCGAGGATCTGGGCATCAGCGTGCGGACCGTCCGGTCGTATCTGGACCGCATCCGTGACAAGACCGGCGAGCGCCGCAGGGCGGGCTTGACCTTGATCGCGATCAAGGAAGGCATCGTCCCCGAGCCCGCCGTGCACTAA
- a CDS encoding recombinase family protein, whose amino-acid sequence MSATAPRKRRKFKKQVSERPEVVPFTPEDDAALCYTRQSHFTDESTSNATQTRDTNRWCNAWELPIVKTVQDLHVSGDLEPHKRAGLAEWLTDAPPKPWKTLVVPKLDRLVRNVMDALTLLEWLRARGKRLISIAEGIDSSNSMSEFMITLMTAFARMERERMKERFRSARATLKDEGRWAGEGHPYGTMPVELPARGGFILGLDPYAVKFLHTLSKKAREGAGLSVLGEWLKSNKVVTPRNRQAQLAAERRGEDVSTVELTDAEWSPASIRRVLENPDLVDLGIFEPAEQAEISARLEEKASRKTRGSNQPYGLSGVLVCPDCLDPLWHRIGSQTRTRKDGSTKEYEYRYWRCPTRKHGPSLRADEIEPLAEEVFLKAFANVPVRERIVLPPTSHANEIAKLEREHARQMTKVAREKDVDERRKITAAGDKILADIDLLRSLPADPGGVQWVPTDRTWKEELAGMSTEDRRLRWLELGFSFAAKRRPDGSLAAGWRLPDGWRDAMPEVAAWQDRAGMTGDVIDMASVLDRPTAAPAEPGHED is encoded by the coding sequence ATGAGCGCAACGGCACCTCGGAAGCGGCGGAAGTTCAAGAAGCAGGTCAGCGAGCGGCCGGAGGTCGTGCCGTTCACGCCGGAGGATGACGCGGCGTTGTGCTACACCCGGCAGTCGCATTTCACGGATGAGAGCACGTCCAATGCGACCCAGACGCGGGACACGAACCGGTGGTGCAACGCCTGGGAACTCCCGATCGTGAAGACCGTCCAGGATCTGCACGTCTCCGGCGACTTGGAGCCACACAAGCGGGCGGGACTCGCGGAGTGGCTGACCGACGCGCCGCCCAAGCCGTGGAAGACGCTGGTGGTGCCGAAGCTTGACCGGCTGGTCCGCAACGTGATGGACGCGTTGACGTTGCTGGAGTGGCTGAGGGCACGCGGTAAGCGGCTGATCTCCATCGCGGAGGGCATCGATTCCAGTAACTCGATGTCCGAGTTCATGATCACGCTGATGACCGCGTTCGCTCGCATGGAACGCGAGCGGATGAAGGAACGCTTCCGCTCCGCGCGGGCGACGCTCAAGGATGAAGGGCGGTGGGCAGGGGAAGGTCACCCCTACGGCACCATGCCCGTCGAACTGCCTGCCCGTGGCGGCTTCATTCTCGGGCTTGACCCGTACGCGGTGAAATTCCTGCACACGCTGTCCAAGAAGGCACGGGAAGGTGCCGGGTTGTCGGTGCTGGGCGAGTGGCTCAAGAGCAACAAGGTCGTCACTCCGCGCAACCGGCAGGCACAGCTTGCGGCGGAACGGCGCGGGGAGGACGTCTCCACGGTCGAACTCACCGACGCCGAGTGGTCACCGGCTTCGATTCGCCGGGTGCTGGAGAACCCTGATCTTGTGGACCTCGGCATCTTCGAGCCCGCCGAGCAAGCGGAGATCTCCGCCCGGCTGGAGGAGAAGGCAAGCCGGAAGACACGCGGCAGCAACCAGCCTTACGGCCTGTCCGGGGTGCTGGTCTGCCCGGACTGCCTTGACCCCCTGTGGCACCGAATCGGCTCCCAGACACGCACACGCAAAGACGGCTCCACCAAGGAGTACGAATACCGCTACTGGCGTTGCCCGACCCGCAAGCACGGCCCGTCGTTGCGGGCGGATGAGATCGAGCCGTTGGCCGAAGAGGTGTTCTTGAAGGCGTTCGCGAACGTCCCTGTGCGGGAACGGATCGTGCTGCCGCCGACCAGTCACGCGAACGAGATAGCCAAGCTGGAGCGCGAACACGCGCGGCAGATGACCAAGGTAGCGCGCGAAAAGGACGTAGACGAGCGGCGCAAGATCACGGCCGCCGGGGACAAGATCCTGGCCGATATCGACCTGCTGAGGTCGCTTCCGGCCGATCCGGGTGGTGTGCAGTGGGTTCCGACTGATCGGACCTGGAAGGAAGAACTGGCGGGCATGTCGACCGAAGACCGTCGTTTGCGGTGGCTTGAACTCGGGTTCAGCTTCGCGGCGAAGAGGCGGCCGGACGGTTCGTTGGCGGCTGGCTGGCGTTTGCCGGACGGCTGGCGGGACGCGATGCCGGAGGTAGCCGCATGGCAAGACCGGGCAGGCATGACCGGTGACGTGATCGATATGGCGAGCGTGCTCGACAGGCCCACGGCCGCACCCGCCGAACCGGGGCACGAGGACTGA
- a CDS encoding Imm1 family immunity protein: protein MILTASLTTGVACATRGMRESARLADAILTLDHVNLETTLAIGDAEFHTTKDGPFPNHQLRISVRPSTGFAAINYMDHDDAQMPIANSYSSKRPLPEVDLIFNGTTGAVFPRTAAIRIENAREALHEWLQTRKRPTCIDWRPYDSY, encoded by the coding sequence ATGATTCTCACGGCATCGCTCACGACTGGCGTGGCCTGTGCAACTCGCGGAATGCGGGAATCAGCACGCCTCGCAGACGCGATCCTGACGCTGGACCATGTCAATCTCGAAACGACACTTGCGATCGGCGATGCCGAATTCCACACCACAAAAGACGGACCGTTTCCTAACCATCAGCTTCGAATCAGCGTTCGCCCATCAACGGGCTTCGCGGCAATAAATTACATGGACCACGACGACGCGCAAATGCCAATTGCCAACTCGTATAGTTCAAAACGACCACTCCCCGAAGTAGATCTAATCTTCAATGGCACAACGGGAGCAGTGTTTCCCCGCACTGCGGCCATACGGATTGAGAATGCGCGCGAAGCCTTGCATGAGTGGCTACAAACGCGAAAAAGGCCGACATGCATCGATTGGCGTCCGTACGATTCTTACTAA
- a CDS encoding helix-turn-helix domain-containing protein — protein sequence MIGMDERIFPCGPDVRGPHHMALGKLAPKVDVPTFLRLMRESRGFSRTDLVVRLRIGERTLAEIENCESPMRSLELTAALADLLGVGRVMLAMMALRDYEAQRGGWS from the coding sequence ATGATCGGTATGGACGAACGGATATTCCCGTGCGGGCCGGACGTCAGAGGCCCGCATCACATGGCCTTGGGCAAGCTCGCGCCGAAGGTCGACGTGCCTACGTTCCTGCGCCTGATGCGGGAATCTCGCGGTTTTTCCCGTACTGACCTAGTGGTGCGGTTGCGTATCGGCGAACGGACGTTGGCCGAGATCGAGAATTGCGAGAGTCCAATGAGGTCTCTGGAGCTCACGGCGGCGTTGGCTGACCTGCTCGGGGTCGGCCGCGTGATGCTGGCGATGATGGCACTGCGAGACTACGAGGCGCAGCGGGGTGGTTGGTCGTGA